The Fragaria vesca subsp. vesca linkage group LG2, FraVesHawaii_1.0, whole genome shotgun sequence genome includes a window with the following:
- the LOC101292275 gene encoding RNA polymerase sigma factor sigC-like, whose translation MGLGFRLNLKCGFPIHNSHWQTNSPSKLPSSSVRGREGSFSSAGLSFLSVISEECETSSKDPLKVYTCPSASPQLLDDGLSEMEEKMNPRRMSKSGSANMIDDKEYSFMSSAGLRTSHYTLLLQNLNVLEETFADSGVSKLEKEILLQLGRLGALKLFEICLSRTLKTSSFLDLSDIPTEPIEKHKTERKNIVRSGKKEEQKSRKRTSYDSKKFSGTLPVKQMREGFKKPNPSSVRRASNSRSRRLMMAKNEAEMSVGVKVIADLERLKVTLEKETGKVPTLRCWAEAAGVDEKVLQQQLHFGWYCQDELVRSTRSLVLYLARNYRGLGVALDDLLQAGNLGLLQGAERFDPSRGYRFSTYVQYWIRKSMSRLVAQHARGIKIPNTLSKAINRIQKARKANYNSHMKYPDDEEIAKITGLSLAKISSASRCLRVVGSVDHKIWECSAGTYMEFTPDIAVETPEESVMRQHMKNDIHVLLEGLNSREKKVLALRYGLNYCNPKSLEEIGRLFHVSKEWIRKIEKNALTKLRNEESNKNLSHYLKQW comes from the exons ATGGGTTTGGGTTTTAGGCTGAACCTCAAGTGTGGTTTTCCTATTCATAATTCTCATTGGCAAACCAATTCTCCTTCCAAGCTTCCATCTTCTTCTG TTAGAGGCAGGGAAGGCTCTTTCAGTTCAGCAGGGCTGTCCTTTCTGTCTGTTATATCTGAGGAATGTGAGACTTCTAGTAAAGATCCTCTGAAAGTGTACACGTGTCCATCTGCATCCCCACAACTCTTGGATGATGGTTTATCAGAAATGGAAGAGAAG ATGAACCCTAGGAGGATGTCAAAGAGTGGCTCAGCTAACATGATTGATGATAAAGAGTACAGCTTTATGTCCAGTGCAGGGTTAAGAACATCTCATTATACCTTGTTACTGCAGAATCTTAATGTTTTGGAGGAGACTTTTGCTGATTCAGGTGTGTCAAAGTTGGAAAAGGAGATCCTGTTGCAATTAGGAAGGCTCGGAGCTCTGAAGTTATTTGAGATCTGTCTATCAAGAACGCTTAAAACCTCGAGCTTTTTGGATTTATCTGACATACCTACTGAACCGATTGAAAAGCATAAGACGGAAAGGAAGAATATTGTCCGTTCCGGCAAAAAGGAAGAGCAAAAATCAAGGAAAAGAACATCATATGATTCCAAAAAGTTTTCTGGTACCTTGCCTGTGAAACAAATGAGGGAAGGTTTTAAAAAGCCTAATCCTTCATCAGTAAGAAGAGCATCAAACTCTAGAAGCCGAAGACTTATGATGGCTAAAAATGAGGCAGAAATGTCAGTTGGAGTTAAG GTGATCGCCGACTTGGAGAGGCTTAAAGTAACATTAGAGAAGGAAACCGGTAAGGTACCGACCTTAAGATGCTGGGCAGAAGCAGCTGGAGTTGATGAAAAGGTGCTGCAACAACAACTGCATTTCGGCTGGTACTGCCAAGATGAGCTTGTAAGGAGCACTCGGTCCTTAGTTCTGTACCTTGCTCGAAATTATAGAGGACTTGGAGTAGCCTTAGATGATTTGTTACAG GCTGGAAACCTGGGTCTCCTACAGGGTGCTGAAAGGTTTGATCCCTCACGGGGTTACAGATTCTCAACCTATGTCCAATACTGGATAAGAAAATCAATGTCAAGATTGGTGGCACAACATGCCAGAGGGATCAAAATTCCT AACACGCTTAGTAAGGCAATAAATCGGATACAGAAGGCTCGAAAAGCCAATTACAACAGCCACATGAAATACCCAGATGATGAAGAAATAGCAAAGATTACAGGTCTTTCTTTGGCGAAAATCAGCTCGGCTAGCAGATGTCTTAGAGTTGTGGGTTCGGTAGATCATAAGATATGGGAATGCTCGGCCGGGACATATATG GAATTTACTCCGGATATAGCAGTAGAGACTCCTGAAGAATCTGTCATGCGGCAGCACATGAAAAACGATATTCATGTTCTGCTGGAAGGCTTGAATTCAAGAGAAAAGAAAGTTTTGGCACTACGATATGGTCTAAACTACTGCAACCCCAAGTCACTTGAGGAGATCGGAAGGCTTTTCCATGTGAGCAAGGAGTGGATACGAAAGATAGAAAAGAATGCTCTGACCAAGCTGAGGAATGAAGAAAGCAACAAAAACTTGAGCCATTATTTGAAGCAGTGGTAA
- the LOC101291690 gene encoding uncharacterized protein LOC101291690, giving the protein MAEEEVLVAAASPKPSDHKRKLDELEPEQELVLEQPPKSSGELQDSTAEPDAANEVDASPPSDESDAKRPRLDDKSDDTARANGHQQKSDDAPKENDGDEVVPGPEFVDLTETVAAPSQPAFVDLTETAVEEQQNGTNGETIDGQKPSVEDSAVDGAQEPPQEEPQPCSAEQGDVLPVQPEEGDALPVKEEPGDALPEQQEKTDTLPEQQEQGDAFSGRQEQGDTISSQQDELSENEAVTHRMEVPNNKVGVLIGKAGDTIRYLQYNSRAKIQITRDADADPYSTTRPVEITGSLESISKAEKLINAVIAEADAGGSPSLVARGVAAAQVVAAAEQIQIQVPNDKVGLIIGRMGDTIKSLQAKTGARIQLIPQHPPKGDESKERTVRVSGNRKEIDMAKELINEVMNQTVRPSSGFNHQAYRSHGPGGPQWGPRGSRPSQHSSYDYQQQRGPYQSRNTQYPPTYGSYPQHMGPRSGFGPGWEQRPPPNMQGMPPHGGGYDYYGGHGGEAPAQHSARGPSPNPTMGGPPSQANYNYGHPHGSDYRHPAPYSHSAPPQHGYGHGYEEPKYDNHAPTQHPYGGHGASQPYPQTGAQSGYGPQQNFGKPPAYTMPSQGPPPQSYGAPPMASQPGEAVYQTPAQSYGQNVPAQQPYPYASTAPAQQPYAPYGSATATDGYNQPPTASTGGYPQQGGQPASYGQPAPGYAQAPAGYAQYPTTQQGYPEQPASYTGGYGYQGSQDPAYGGVSAPAYGAAPVAQQGFAQPAPAAAVPQPGYTQPAPATTQQTYDQSVPQSGVYGKTVSPQPGYTQYESSQMYATPR; this is encoded by the exons ATGGCGGAGGAGGAGGTTCTAGTGGCCGCCGCGAGCCCTAAGCCGTCGGATCACAAACGCAAGCTCGACGAATTGGAGCCCGAGCAGGAATTGGTCCTCGAACAGCCGCCCAAAAGCTCCGGCGAGCTTCAGGACTCGACTGCAGAGCCCGATGCTGCCAATGAAGTTGACGCGTCGCCGCCGTCGGATGAATCTGACGCCAAACGGCCGCGTCTTGATGACAAGTCCGATGATACAG CGAGAGCGAATGGTCACCAGCAGAAGTCAGATGATGCTCCAAAGGAGAATGACGGTGACGAGGTAGTGCCGGGTCCTGAATTTGTTGACCTTACGGAAACAGTCGCTGCTCCTTCACAGCCTGCATTTGTGGACCTCACGGAAACAGCAGTCGAGGAACAACAAAATGGCACTAACGGCGAGACAATCGACGGCCAAAAGCCTTCTGTTGAGGATTCTGCGGTGGACGGTGCTCAGGAACCCCCTCAAGAGGAGCCTCAGCCGTGCTCTGCAGAGCAAGGGGATGTTCTCCCTGTGCAACCAGAGGAAGGGGATGCTCTCCCGGTGAAAGAAGAGCCAGGGGATGCTCTCCCTGAGCAACAAGAGAAAACCGATACTCTCCCTGAGCAGCAAGAGCAAGGTGATGCTTTCTCTGGGCGGCAAGAGCAAGGGGATACTATCTCTTCCCAACAGGATGAACTTTCTGAAAATGAGGCTGTCACGCACAGAATGGAGGTTCCTAATAATAAG GTTGGGGTTCTGATTGGCAAGGCCGGGGATACTATTCGGTACTTGCAATACAATTCTAGAGCAAAAATTCAAATCACAAGAGATGCTGATGCAGATCCATATTCTACTACAAGGCCTGTAGAGATAACAGGAAGTTTGGAAAGTATCAGCAAAGCTGAAAAGCTTATAAACGCTGTTATTGCAGAG GCTGATGCAGGGGGTTCTCCTTCTCTGGTGGCTAGGGGCGTTGCTGCCGCACAGGTAGTTGCAGCTGCAGAACAAATTCAGATACAAGTACCAAATGACAAA GTTGGTTTGATAATAGGCAGAATGGGGGACACCATTAAAAGTCTGCAGGCCAAAACAGGGGCCCGTATTCAG CTGATACCTCAACATCCTCCAAAGGGTGATGAATCCAAAGAAAGGACGGTGCGAGTAAGTGGCAATAGGAAGGAAATTGACATGGCCAAGGAATTGATAAACGAGGTTATGAATCAG ACTGTGAGGCCATCCAGTGGTTTTAACCATCAGGCTTATCGGTCCCATGGACCAGGTGGACCTCAATGGGGTCCACGAGGTTCTCGTCCATCCCAGCACTCTTCATATGATTATCAGCAACAACGAGGACCGTACCAGTCCCGGAATACTCAGTACCCTCCTACATATGGGAGTTATCCTCAACATATGGGTCCTAGAAGTGGCTTTGGTCCTGGTTGGGAGCAAAGGCCACCTCCAAACATGCAGGGGATGCCTCCACATGGCGGTGGTTATGATTACTATGGCGGACACGGAGGGGAAGCCCCAGCACAACATTCTGCTCGTGGCCCTTCTCCCAACCCTACAATGGGTGGACCTCCATCCCAAGCAAACTACAATTATGGACATCCACATGGTTCAGACTATAGGCATCCGGCTCCTTATTCTCATTCTGCACCTCCTCAGCATGGCTATGGGCATGGATATGAAGAACCAAAATATGATAATCATGCTCCAACTCAGCACCCCTATGGAGGACATGGAGCTTCTCAGCCGTATCCACAAACTGGAGCTCAGTCAGGCTATGGTCCGCAGCAGAATTTTGGTAAGCCACCAGCATATACCATGCCATCTCAGGGTCCACCTCCCCAGTCTTATGGTGCTCCCCCTATGGCTAGCCAACCAGGAGAAGCGGTTTATCAGACCCCAGCTCAGTCATATGGTCAGAATGTCCCAGCTCAACAGCCATATCCATATGCATCCACTGCACCTGCACAGCAGCCTTATGCTCCGTATGGTTCTGCCACAGCTACTGATGGGTATAATCAGCCACCAACTGCTTCAACCGGTGGTTATCCACAGCAAGGAGGGCAGCCTGCTAGTTATGGTCAGCCTGCACCTGGCTATGCACAAGCACCAGCAGGATATGCACAATACCCAACGACCCAACAAGGTTATCCTGAGCAACCTGCTTCATATACTGGGGGTTATGGGTACCAAGGGTCTCAAGATCCTGCCTATGGAGGTGTCTCTGCACCTGCCTATGGTGCAGCTCCAGTTGCGCAACAGGGCTTTGCTCAACCAGCACCTGCAGCAGCTGTGCCGCAGCCGGGTTACACCCAGCCAGCACCGGCAACAACTCAACAAACTTATGATCAGTCTGTCCCGCAGTCGGGTGTTTATGGGAAAACAGTGTCACCTCAGCCTGGCTACACTCAGTACGAGTCGAGTCAAATGTATGCCACACCTCGTTGA
- the LOC101296838 gene encoding EPIDERMAL PATTERNING FACTOR-like protein 2-like: MGSSQSWVCWHRNRHLIIPILLVLVSSFSTHLSFIAEATRPIPTKLPEAATSENAGGGERINARQIGSRPPQCMRACTGCGHCVAVQVPVAPQRHNNGEKRSSSRGAATTSTRKTSPKRPAYSRGGDELSNYKPISWKCKCGDLFFNP; this comes from the exons ATGGGTAGCTCTCAAAGTTGGGTTTGTTGGCACAGAAATAGACACTTAATCATTCCCATCCTACTAGTTTTGGTTTCAAGCTTCAGTACCCACCTCAGTTTCATAGCAGAAG CTACAAGACCAATTCCAACCAAGCTACCTGAAGCTGCCACA AGTGAAAATGCAGGTGGAGGGGAAAGGATTAACGCTCGTCAGATTGGGTCAAGGCCGCCGCAATGCATGAGGGCGTGCACTGGTTGTGGGCATTGTGTGGCGGTGCAGGTCCCGGTGGCTCCCCAAAGACACAACAATGGAGAAAAACGCAGTAGCAGCAGAGGTGCGGCTACTACTAGTACTAGGAAAACAAGCCCCAAGAGGCCTGCTTATTCTAGAGGAGGTGACGAGTTGTCGAATTACAAACCCATAAGCTGGAAATGCAAGTGTGGAGATTTGTTCTTCAATCCTTGA
- the LOC101291985 gene encoding protein FAM135B-like, which translates to MASLESEAGSVAVSSNGIKNRATKNRKNKTKNAAFRYLPKFRCFSLKSETATTDAKGSFDMEAEDDETGRKMNPTHLVIMVNGLVGSAEDWRFAATQFLKRYPEDVVVHCSECNCSMLTFDGVDVMGERLAEEVRSVIKRHRSVEKISFVGHSLGGLIARYAIGRLYERGTTREVSQENGECRGDGVEDPQLEQKAKSRIAGLEPVNFITSATPHLGTWGHKQVPVFCGFQILEKTAARISWCLGRTGRHLFLTDRDKGKPPLLLQMVYDTEDIKFLSALKSFRRHVAYANVHYDHLVGWSTSSIRRKKELPKSKHLSRDDKYPHIVHEMIDTAGTQEEVSAEDDVNIDFEEEMIRGLTKVSWERIDVSFSGSRQKYLAHSTIQVKTYCIHSDGADVIQHMVDNFHV; encoded by the exons ATGGCTTCGCTGGAATCGGAGGCCGGCTCCGTAGCTGTATCCTCCAATGGAATCAAAAACAGAGCGACAAAAAATAGGAAGAACAAGACCAAAAACGCTGCGTTTCGTTACCTCCCCAAATTTCGGTGCTTTAGTCTAAAATCCGAAACCGCTACTACTGATGCGAAGGGGAGTTTCGATATGGAGGCCGAGGATGACGAAACGGGTCGGAAAATGAACCCGACCCATCTTGTTATTATGGTGAACGGGCTTGTGGGCAG TGCCGAGGATTGGAGGTTTGCAGCGACCCAGTTTCTGAAGAGGTACCCGGAAGATGTTGTTGTGCATT GCAGTGAATGTAACTGTTCAATGTTGACGTTTGATGGTGTTGATGTGATGGGAGAGAGATTGGCAGAAGAG GTTAGATCTGTGATAAAACGGCATCGGAGTGTTGAGAAGATCTCGTTTGTTGGTCACTCGTTAGGGGGCCTTATAGCAAGGTATGCCATCGGCAGGCTATATGAACGTGGCACCACGAGGGAAGTTTCGCAGGAAAATGGTGAATGTAGGGGCGATGGAGTTGAGGATCCACAGTTGGAACAGAAAGCGAAAAGTAGAATTGCTGGACTGGAGCCGGTGAATTTTATAACATCTGCAACGCCGCACCTAGGTACATGGGGGCATAAACAG GTTCCAGTGTTTTGTGGCTTTCAAATCCTTGAAAAAACAGCAGCTCGGATTTCATGGTGTCTAGGTAGAACTGGTAGACATCTTTTTTTAACTGATAGGGATAAAGGAAAACCTCCCCTTTTACTTCAGATGGTTTATGATACTGAAGATATTAAATTCTT ATCTGCATTGAAGTCCTTCAGGCGTCATGTTGCCTATGCAAATGTCCATTATGACC ACCTCGTGGGATGGAGTACATCTTCTATCCGTCGTAAGAAGGAGCTGCCGAAG TCTAAGCATTTATCCAGAGACGACAAATATCCACATATTGTACATGAAATGATAGACACTGCTGGTACTCAAGAAGAAGTTTCTGCAGAGGATGATGTGAATATTGACTTTGAAG AGGAAATGATCAGAGGTTTGACCAAAGTGAGCTGGGAAAGGATTGATGTGAGTTTTAGTGGGAGTAGACAAAAATACCTTGCGCACAGTACCATTCAG GTGAAAACTTATTGTATACATTCTGATGGAGCTGATGTGATTCAACACATGGTGGACAATTTTCATGTATGA
- the LOC101292567 gene encoding glutamyl-tRNA(Gln) amidotransferase subunit C, chloroplastic/mitochondrial-like codes for MGSRALLLVKDVSCCLLPKNQLLPNFNCNRKLPQVLHRRRSLSTAITAGSSSLEPLDVPRLAETARISLTPQEVEEFAPKIGQVMEWFGQLQDVDLESVEPSIRADTEGDNFRADVPETFENRKAIIDAIPTYDEPYIKVPKVLNKE; via the exons ATGGGAAGTAGAGCTTTGCTTCTGGTGAAGGATGTGTCTTGTTGTCTGTTACCCAAGAACCAGCTTCTACCCAACTTCAACTGCAACCGGAAACTTCCACAAGTGCTTCACCGGCGGCGAAGTTTATCAACTGCCATAACTGCTGGGTCTTCTTCTCTGGAACCTCTGGATGTGCCACGTCTGGCTGAGACTGCTCGAATCTCTCTGACCCCACAAGAG GTTGAAGAATTTGCTCCCAAAATTGGACAAGTCATGGAATG GTTTGGACAGCTTCAAGATGTTGATCTTGAAAGTGTGGAGCCCTCTATAAGAGCAG ATACTGAAGGTGATAATTTCCGCGCTGATGTCCCGGAAACATTTGAGAATAG GAAGGCCATAATTGATGCTATTCCAACTTATGATGAGCCATACATCAAAGTTCCCAAGGTCTTGAACAAAGAGTAG